A window of the Arenibacter algicola genome harbors these coding sequences:
- a CDS encoding LytR/AlgR family response regulator transcription factor has translation MKLINAVIIDHENDTVQLLQKFAKENAMIISICGSDTKFEIGIEMIKKKRPELIFFNACEANLNFFELIDNIDFVAPKFIFMSNEKKDAYHAYKLNAVGFLLKPLRFNDIILAVYNVMKICEIELSFQKIQLQKIDFLNASRTNQDYVAISSNNKIELLKTDDIIYCQSEGKYTEFKLTDGAKILSTKNLGEYVNTINQNYFFRIHHSYLINIKHIVKITKKDGFHCEFSDGTILPVAKRRMDRFTQFIKQ, from the coding sequence ATGAAGTTAATTAACGCAGTTATTATAGATCATGAAAATGATACTGTTCAACTATTGCAAAAATTTGCAAAGGAAAATGCAATGATTATATCAATCTGTGGCTCTGACACCAAGTTTGAGATAGGCATAGAAATGATAAAAAAAAAGCGGCCAGAATTAATATTCTTTAATGCCTGTGAGGCAAATTTAAATTTTTTTGAACTCATTGATAATATAGATTTCGTAGCACCTAAATTTATATTCATGTCCAATGAGAAGAAGGATGCATATCACGCTTACAAATTAAACGCAGTTGGCTTTCTATTAAAACCATTGCGCTTTAATGATATCATACTAGCGGTTTATAATGTCATGAAAATATGTGAAATAGAACTTAGTTTTCAAAAAATCCAACTACAGAAAATAGACTTCTTAAACGCATCGCGTACCAACCAAGATTATGTTGCAATATCATCAAATAATAAAATAGAATTGCTAAAAACAGATGATATTATTTATTGCCAGTCCGAAGGGAAATATACCGAATTTAAATTGACGGATGGAGCAAAAATTTTATCTACCAAGAACCTTGGTGAATATGTAAATACCATTAATCAAAATTATTTCTTTAGAATTCACCATTCTTATCTAATTAATATAAAACATATTGTAAAAATCACTAAAAAAGATGGTTTTCATTGTGAATTTTCTGACGGCACAATACTACCTGTGGCCAAAAGGCGCATGGATAGGTTTACCCAATTTATCAAACAATAA
- a CDS encoding response regulator, with amino-acid sequence MTHKYKKLMIVDDNKIDIFITIKLLSKYCFAKDVLQYTSAEKALEYLKENNLNIENLPDLIFLDINMPIMDGFEFLDQFNKLDNNLHEHCKVCIVSSSISPHDVHKAKLERGISKFTSKPISKNFIESLMA; translated from the coding sequence ATGACACATAAGTATAAAAAGTTAATGATAGTTGATGATAATAAGATTGACATTTTTATTACAATTAAATTATTATCCAAATATTGTTTTGCGAAGGATGTATTGCAATATACTTCTGCTGAAAAAGCTCTAGAATATCTAAAAGAAAACAATCTCAATATTGAAAATTTGCCTGATTTGATTTTTTTAGATATTAACATGCCTATAATGGATGGCTTTGAATTTTTGGATCAATTCAATAAATTGGATAATAATCTGCATGAACATTGTAAAGTATGTATTGTATCCAGCAGTATTAGCCCTCATGACGTGCATAAAGCAAAATTGGAAAGAGGAATCTCTAAATTTACCAGTAAACCTATCTCCAAAAATTTTATTGAATCACTTATGGCTTGA
- a CDS encoding SRPBCC family protein — protein sequence MKGNLQFDFLVDKDNNTLTIVREFNAERQLVWDCYTKLEFLDKWFAPKPFTTKTKSMDFKNGGHWHYAMIDPEGPEYWGYTEYYDVNPIDYYRSIDSFCDSEGTINQELPTANWKVTFTDKGENAIVTTVVSYDSLNELEAVINMGMEEGMLSTLEKLDELLVALKK from the coding sequence ATGAAAGGTAATTTGCAATTCGATTTCCTTGTGGACAAGGACAACAACACTTTAACTATCGTGCGGGAGTTCAACGCAGAAAGGCAACTCGTTTGGGATTGCTACACCAAACTGGAATTCCTGGATAAATGGTTTGCACCAAAACCATTTACGACCAAAACAAAATCTATGGACTTTAAAAATGGTGGGCATTGGCATTATGCCATGATTGACCCTGAAGGCCCAGAATATTGGGGCTATACTGAATATTATGATGTAAATCCTATAGATTATTATCGATCAATCGATTCATTTTGCGATAGTGAAGGCACCATAAATCAAGAGCTTCCTACTGCCAATTGGAAAGTGACATTTACCGACAAAGGCGAAAATGCTATAGTTACAACTGTTGTTTCATACGATTCATTGAATGAACTTGAAGCGGTAATCAATATGGGAATGGAAGAAGGTATGCTTTCTACACTTGAGAAATTGGATGAGTTACTCGTAGCCTTAAAAAAATAA
- a CDS encoding SRPBCC family protein: MKSSLLFNFSVDKENNSINIQREFNAELELVWKAWTIPEILDQWWAPKPFQNKTKILDFKEGGMWHYAMVSPENKMHWNRFDYVRIEEQKMFSGWDGFCDEEANFVKTDFLKIHWKNSFIDNHESTTVDITLTLDTFEGLEKILKMGFKEGFTAGLNQLDNLLNTFKD; this comes from the coding sequence ATGAAAAGTAGTCTGTTATTCAATTTTTCAGTGGACAAGGAAAACAATTCCATCAACATTCAACGAGAATTTAACGCAGAACTAGAATTAGTATGGAAAGCGTGGACAATTCCCGAAATCCTTGACCAATGGTGGGCCCCAAAACCTTTTCAAAATAAAACCAAAATTTTGGACTTTAAGGAAGGAGGAATGTGGCATTATGCAATGGTAAGCCCAGAAAATAAAATGCACTGGAATAGGTTCGACTATGTAAGAATTGAAGAGCAAAAAATGTTTAGCGGTTGGGATGGGTTTTGTGATGAAGAAGCGAATTTCGTGAAGACAGATTTTTTGAAAATACATTGGAAAAACAGCTTCATTGATAACCATGAATCCACCACTGTAGATATCACCCTAACCCTGGACACTTTTGAAGGTCTGGAAAAAATATTAAAAATGGGCTTTAAAGAAGGCTTTACAGCAGGCTTAAATCAACTCGATAATTTATTGAACACATTTAAAGACTAA
- a CDS encoding DoxX family membrane protein, translating into MKKKIMFVVSLLFGLVFINAGLNKFFNYMPIPEDLPENMVKLMSALMEVSWLIPLVAFAEILGGLLFAIPKTRILGALVIFPVIIGILLTNINSAPSGLPIAFILLAINLWIIYENREKLSLLIR; encoded by the coding sequence ATGAAAAAGAAAATAATGTTCGTCGTTAGTCTGTTATTTGGTCTTGTGTTCATTAATGCAGGATTGAATAAATTTTTCAATTACATGCCAATACCTGAAGATTTACCCGAAAATATGGTAAAATTAATGAGCGCACTCATGGAGGTTAGTTGGCTTATACCCTTGGTGGCTTTTGCAGAAATTCTAGGTGGTTTATTGTTTGCCATTCCTAAAACTAGGATACTTGGTGCCCTGGTAATTTTTCCAGTAATAATAGGTATACTTTTAACAAACATCAATTCTGCACCATCGGGTTTACCTATTGCATTCATATTACTGGCCATAAACCTTTGGATTATTTATGAAAATAGAGAAAAGTTATCATTACTAATTCGGTAA
- a CDS encoding metalloregulator ArsR/SmtB family transcription factor, whose product MKLRRDIFQAISDPTRRAILVMLTSQTMTAGAIAENFDAARPTISKHIQILNECDLVEANQQGREIFYELKVEKMKEIDKWLEQFRVIWENRFNQLDNLLDTLKNKKNEK is encoded by the coding sequence ATGAAATTAAGACGAGATATTTTTCAGGCCATTTCAGACCCAACAAGGCGTGCCATATTGGTAATGCTAACCTCACAAACAATGACCGCTGGTGCCATTGCAGAAAACTTTGATGCGGCAAGACCCACGATTTCCAAGCACATTCAAATTCTTAATGAATGCGACTTGGTCGAAGCCAACCAACAAGGTCGAGAAATATTCTACGAGCTTAAAGTTGAAAAAATGAAGGAAATCGATAAATGGCTAGAGCAATTTAGAGTCATTTGGGAAAACCGATTCAACCAACTGGATAATTTATTGGACACACTTAAAAACAAAAAAAATGAAAAGTAG
- a CDS encoding DNA-binding protein produces MIKIISSPNCGNSPKMEFLKQYNIAFAEGNLTFLIDSVSDDIVWNIIGDQQIEGKVNFAKALEEMKSVKASELIIDQILSHGKEGAANGMMKMQNGEKYAFSDFYMFQAAKGVKIKAITSYCIKM; encoded by the coding sequence ATGATCAAAATAATATCAAGTCCAAATTGTGGGAACTCACCCAAAATGGAATTTCTAAAGCAATACAATATCGCTTTTGCTGAAGGAAACCTAACATTTTTAATCGATAGTGTATCCGATGACATAGTCTGGAATATCATCGGGGATCAACAAATTGAAGGAAAAGTAAATTTTGCAAAAGCATTGGAGGAAATGAAATCAGTAAAAGCATCCGAATTGATTATTGACCAAATCTTATCGCACGGAAAAGAAGGCGCTGCAAATGGGATGATGAAAATGCAGAACGGGGAAAAGTACGCGTTTTCTGATTTTTACATGTTTCAAGCTGCAAAAGGAGTTAAAATAAAAGCGATTACTTCATACTGTATAAAGATGTAA
- a CDS encoding RNA polymerase sigma factor gives MESENSTKLKDFFGREYDSLKRYVNSKISDTANRDAEDIIQDVALKLFSGADRYAPINNVAGFVYKSVRNRIIDVMRTTKKNMNSVDIDNDLLDLVDVIHQSANSYSSEETVLLLKKCIDQLKPAYKDIIVAVDFEGYSYKEIAKETGISIGTLMSRRHRALGILYSQIEQKINR, from the coding sequence TTGGAATCAGAAAACAGTACAAAGCTGAAAGATTTTTTCGGACGGGAATACGACTCTCTCAAGAGGTATGTGAACTCAAAAATAAGTGACACGGCCAATCGAGATGCAGAGGATATTATCCAAGATGTTGCCCTAAAACTATTTTCAGGGGCGGATAGATATGCACCGATTAATAATGTCGCTGGATTTGTTTATAAATCCGTAAGGAACAGAATTATTGATGTAATGCGGACTACTAAAAAAAATATGAATTCCGTTGATATTGATAATGATCTATTGGATTTGGTAGATGTAATTCATCAATCTGCCAATAGTTATTCCTCGGAGGAAACAGTGCTGCTTTTAAAAAAATGTATCGATCAGTTAAAACCTGCATATAAGGACATAATCGTCGCCGTTGACTTTGAAGGGTATTCATACAAGGAAATTGCAAAGGAAACAGGTATTTCTATAGGTACACTCATGTCCAGAAGGCATAGGGCACTGGGCATATTATATTCTCAAATTGAACAAAAAATAAATAGATAA